The genomic window CGAGCGAATGTGGCAGTAAAAAGCTTCGTGTCGGCGACAGTGAGCGGCGTCACAGTGAAGGCAACGATGAGCGTCGTCACAGGAGCTGCGGTAGTGGAATAGTTGTGGTAAAACTAGGGTTTAGggtagtaaaagtaaaaataagtAAATGTGTTATTAGGTTTGCGGGTACAATTTGTTCACGTTGTTTACAATTCTTGTTGTCTATCTAGcagaattaaatagaaaataatcAAAATATTGAATAGTTAACGATCAcgctttatatttttaattaattaaaaattaagatCTATTTTTTAATGTATTGTATTCAGGGATGGATGCATTCATCGAGTAGTGGGGGCAACTGTCCCCAGTAAAATTTCAGAAATTACTTAGTAGTTCTTAATAAAATGTCTTAAATGCCCCCACTGTATAATTAGTTTTGACCCCACCCCAAATAAAATCCCTAACCCTTCTTTTTCCCCAATCTTCTTCATATGCTCCAAGTCTCCAGGCTTCGCAGCCTCAAGCCTTCGCAGCCCGCACTCAGCACTCTTGTCTCTAAAGACCAGAGCCACTCCACGTCTCAGCCAGTGTCACGGACTCACGGCTCTCTCCCCGCTGACGTCTCTGGCTCTCTGCCCTCCTGTCTCCAGAGTCACTGCCGTGTCTCCACATCTCCGTGTCCCCTTCTGCCTTCTTCTTCATCGATCGGTTCTGTCCGTCCTTCTTCTTCGAATACTGCAAATTTGCGATCCTCTTCTCTCTTCAGTTTTCACTTTTCACTCTTCAGGCTTCAACAGAGAATGCCTGCCTTTCGTCCTGCTACTGCTGAACACCGCACAGATCCGTCACTGGCTACTGCCTACTGGGTTCTACACTTTTGCTTCCTAGTTCTTAGAGTTCAGCTGTTCAGAttcaattttggattttttttggtaCATTCATGAATCATGATTTACTGATCTGTAATTCTACTTATTCACTTATTTGCTTCATTGTTGTTTGATAATTGATTTAgttggtttgttaattgtgaatttgtgattgaATATTTGAATTTGTTCTGATGTAATTGCAAGTTTAGTTTGATTAATTTGTTTGTTAATTGTTTTTGTGCATTGACTTAATTTGAAGACTGTATTTACACTGTACTTTTTTTTCTTACTCGATATATAAAGGTTGAGTCTTTTCTACATGTTTAAGACGGGAAAAATTGGAGACCAATATGTAAAGATTTATTAATACAATCTGCAAAATCTTATTTATAAAAGTTTTATGTGAATGTGATTATGTGAGACTGTGGAGAAGTAGAAGTCCATCATATTTAACTTCTAATGGATAAATTTTATCAGCTTTGAAATAAGTTTATATGgtattgtttaaattttattataaagcCTTTTTCCAGGCTATGTTATCCATTCTAGGCTCTAGCTATGAAAAATTGAAATGCTCAATTTCTGTTTCTGGACTACTAATGTTGAACAATGAGTAATATTACTTCATTAACTTGGATGACATTTATAGCAATTCTGTTTCGTCAACAGATATGTATCGGCACCGCAGGAGCTTAGAATGGATTGAAAATTGGGAtattagttgttgttgttgttggaaatttatttaaaTGACATATGTTTATCaattttgtatttataattttatattataatttttaatttctatagaattgtgaattttttttattaattaattaatttagattTATAATTTTATCTTATTAGTAATGGAGAAATATTTTAAAAGAACCTCATTATTGGAGATTAGATCCCAAAATAATTCATCGACCTCTTCTAATAAAAGGAGGTTTTTAGAATTCGAAGTAGATAGTCTTATAGTTGATCCAGGACAACGACCAAAGATTTCAAGTTATCACCCGAATGACAGAGACAAAGTGTTTCTTCTTTTAAAGCTAGCTTTAGTTTTGCTCGTAGAACCTGCATCAGTTGAAAGAACTTTTTTTACTATGAATATCATAAAGAGTCGACTTCGTAACCATATGGgagatgaatttttaaatgattgtttagtGACATACATAAAAAAAGAGACATTTGATTATATTGACAATAAAAAGATTAttcaatcttttcaaaatataaaacctagaagaatgaaattctaaattatttgttattattttgaattattattttattttaatttattggttaaataatttaaaaaatattcctaTTTTATaacattaattataaaaattattattatattatatatattttgccccCACTGAACAAATTTTCTGGCTCTACTTGACAAAATTTTCTGGATCTGTTACGGATTGTAttctattaatatataatttttgtgATGGGAATGGTCACTAGtaattaggggtgtgcatggcccggcccggcccgatcccgaacactttaggagctaatttgatgtgatttcatcgagtctagggtcgggtatgggtctcaaaagtagacccgatcattatttcgggtcgggtccgggccatagctcgggtcacccgaaatcggcccggtggcccggtcatcatacacaattaatattttgtgttattagtgatggatgatggctattattatgtgaaatttaagtattgtaaaccttaatattttgtgttattagtcattatatataagactataagttaatgttttatgtttaaaatgcataagactttagactaatacataatcttgtgttatttgtattgatttaaatatttggtgttattaggcaatattagtattgattatggttatgctttaattttagagaagagttagttcttattatatttttctaagtgaattttaccatgtcaaataatggttggagtcttggaaatttggatatttttacatgctaacttacaagaagatatcaaggtaatataatgttaacggcccggttttcacccggtttttacccggtataatcgtggcccgaaagtatataggtttcatcgggtctaggatcgggttcgggtctaacaaataggtccgatatatatttcgggtcggatcTAGATCACATCAAACCtggtttcacccgacccatgcacacccctactagTAATTTCACTAATTTGTATAAATTAACGTCTATGTACAGAATAACATTTTTGTCGTATTATTGTATTTAGTATTTGcatagaaaaaataaagaaaaaataaaagttcATTAAACGCAACATAAAGTTGAACACAAAGAAGGTGTTGGGATAAGAGTAATTAAAGGCAATGGAAGTGGCAAGTGCTGTTCGTTCTTCACTTTTATTTCTGAGATTGCAAACACACTCTCCCTCACACCTTCAAAGACTCAGCAGCACTAGTGCCCATTTCTTCGCCTCAGCaaaaagaagaacaagaacaacTAGCAGGCTTCATCATGCTCCTGCTTCTTTTCACCAAACTAGTAATTTCGTCGTCAACTCCtccacttcttcttctactacagCAGAACCTGCTGCTTCTGGAACCTTTTCTGAGGTAGAAAGGATTAAGAACAAGTGCCTCAAATGGCAATGGAAGGGTCAGTATTCCATTAACTACTTCGCAtcccctgatgatgatgattcaTCTGATGAGGAGTACCCTCCTTTGCTACTTGTCCATGGATTTGGTGCCTCTATTCCTCACTGGCGCAGGTAATTATTTGGCTCACTACTATCACTTTTTCTTCTGCtgttgttcttttcttttctcatcCACCCATTTTGAGATATTTATCCTTGTTTATAACTTTTTCTTATGCTGCATTCATTTCTAGCCACATGTAAAATGGAGCGTAACATAACAtcataatgataatgataaaatTACCTCAATTGGTTTCATACTTTTAGTTATTAGTTATTACCCTAATTGGAATTGTTTTCCTTCTCTAATTTGGAAGCTAATTATATTAGTGAATGTTATCACTGCCTAAATTTTAAGCTTCCAATCAGGGTTTTATTTTCACTATTTTGCCAGAATCCCATTTCCATATATTGTACAGTGATTCTGGTTATCCCATCACCCTTTTTCCCGGAAATTtgcaaaatcaccaaattttagcATATGCTTGATAGATCGAGAAGaaagaagggaaaaagaaaaaagaaataataagTTAGTTCCTACTGTTATAGTAACTGATCTTGGTTTGGTTGGTTGTTTGCAGAGAGACCACCACACATCAAAAGTTCGCCTAACCTATGTTAAACCGTAGGCTTTGACGGGCGGGCTTTCGGTCgggtttataattttttaaaaatgttcTAATTTagtattttggattatgttttatgtttgattgattatgttCTAAACTTGTAgatatttaattatgtattttggagaatatttattttacttttggaCAATGTTGGTTTTagtattttgtttcaaaaaatttggtttattattatgtttattatatattttttaattataaagactttaatgtttgttaatttagaaattataatatttttatatctttAGAAACTGCCAGCCCGCTGTTAGAAGGGGCAGGGTGAGATTTCAGGACCCCTCATTAGGCGGGGCAAGCCGGGCTTCCCCCCTTGCCATCCCTGCCTATCTCCTGTGTTAGTTTTAGCATAGTGAAACTAGTACGTAAAGTGTTAAAGTTAGGAACTTAGGATATCTATCTAGCATGGACCAATGAGGATACTATCATGCTATGTAGATTTCAGatgtttaaaattcaaaatcaaatcatggcAGAATGGTATCTCTGGTTTTACTGTTTTAGTCTTACTAATATGCTCCGTTAATTTCGGAATTTCGGATAGATGGAAACTACACTAAAGAGTGTACTGATCTGACCATGTATTGAGCGCAAATTCAATCCCAATTTAAGTAATTTGAGGCTTTTTTCTTTCCAGGAATATAAACACACTGTCCCAGAATTATACTGTCTATGCCATTGATCTTCTTGGTTTTGGTGCTTCCGAGAAGCCACCAGGCTTTTCATATACCATGGAAACATGGGCTGAGGTAACTCTTTGTTGAGCCTTCATCTGAAATTAAACTGTCCACCGTTGCCAAAACTTACCATGTTCGAGTGCGCTATTTGCTATCAACAGTTGATCCTGGATTTCTTGGAGGAAGTCATTAAGAAGCCAACTGTACTAATCGGAAACTCTGTTGGAAGTCTTGCTTGTGTCATTGCAGCCTCAGGTATATTTGGTAAATCCTCAAGTTGTTTGCATATCCAACTTCTTTTTTGCCTAATTTGTGAGTTATAGACTTCAACCCCCAGATTCAAGTCAAAAACTTGTTAGAGGGATTGTGCTGTTAAACTGTGCTGGTGGCATGAACAACAAAGCAATTGTTGATGACTGGAGGATTAAGTTAGTCTTACCATTGCTTTGGCTGGTTGATTTTTTATTGAAGCAAAAGGGAATCGCCTCAGCCATTTTCGAGCGTGTTAAACAGAGGTATTATCTCCAAATTTTGCTTATATTTTTGACGAAGCAATCTGAATTAAAACGTGTGTTGCTTAAAATGCAGAGAAAATTTGAAGAACATTCTGAGTTCAGTGTACGGCGATAAGGAGTCTGTGGATGAAGAACTGGTGGAGGTAAGTTAACAATTTTGTTGTTTGCTTCTTATTATAATTATCTTCTTTTGTTACTTAGAATTTGCATTTTGACACTGTATGTGAAGATCATTAGGGAACCGGCAAACGATGAAGGAGCATTAGATGCATTTGTATCGATCGTAACAGGGCCGCCGGGGCCGAACCCGGTGCAGTTGATGCCGAAAATCTCGGTGCCGGTCTTACTTCTGTGGGGAAATGAAGATCCTTTCACTCCACTTGATGGACCTGTTGGAAAGTACTTTTCTTCATTGGCTTCTGAAAAGGAAAATGTGAAACTGTGTGTACTTGAAGGGGTTGGACATTGTCCTCATGATGATAGACCTGAATTAGTCCATGAAAAATTGCTTCCCTGGTTAGCCAATCTTTCAGATTCATAGTGAAAGTGTAGCTAGAGTGTGCATAAGCATAACTCAATATTGATAGTGATTTCATGTGTATTTATTATGCTCATAATTTTATTTGTATTCAGCTTTAATTTCCAttagttttaatatattaatatattgcTCTTCACATTCCTCTGTTAGATATTAGATATAATAATTTAAATCTTGTGTTGTTTTGTAGTCCTGAATTTGTGAATGAGTTAAAGTTATTGAAGGGGGTGGTTGATGGTGGAGTACTGATGGTTGCAATATGGGGTAAAATTAACATTTTGATAAGATTCTAATTTATGTTATTCTGTCTTGTGCATCTGTATCAATTAAGATATAAAATCTATGTACAACGTTGAATAATAGAGAAGTGTTTTTTCTTGAACTATACTCATTTAcgaccaaaaatattttaaagagggttatcaaaaaattattttacacgagagatttaaaaaagaaaaaaaactaaacGAATGATTATAAAGTGATATGAAGCAACTTATTTTGTAGAATGTGAAACTCCCTGCTCTAAGTGTAGAGTTGATTATGGTGAGAGAGAAGTAAGAGCTAGTGAAGATAGGGACTATCcaagaaaatagcaataacaaGAGACTCGCCTTCTTGAGTCTGGACAAATTTTCCAGTCTGAATCTGCGAATGCTGTTAGGAAAAGATAAACTGAAGAACGTTAGTTAATAAACACAAATATAGTCTAGAGATGGTGAATTGCGTAGTAACTAGTAAGGATAAAGATAAATTTTCTCCCCTAGAGAACGTACTTTTATTTTTTCGTACCACTTGGATTTAGATAATTTAAATTAAAGAGCGAACATTAACGTACTATAATACTTTTT from Arachis ipaensis cultivar K30076 chromosome B09, Araip1.1, whole genome shotgun sequence includes these protein-coding regions:
- the LOC107619559 gene encoding uncharacterized protein LOC107619559 isoform X2, whose amino-acid sequence is MEVASAVRSSLLFLRLQTHSPSHLQRLSSTSAHFFASAKRRTRTTSRLHHAPASFHQTSNFVVNSSTSSSTTAEPAASGTFSEVERIKNKCLKWQWKGQYSINYFASPDDDDSSDEEYPPLLLVHGFGASIPHWRRNINTLSQNYTVYAIDLLGFGASEKPPGFSYTMETWAELILDFLEEVIKKPTVLIGNSVGSLACVIAASDSSQKLVRGIVLLNCAGGMNNKAIVDDWRIKLVLPLLWLVDFLLKQKGIASAIFERVKQRENLKNILSSVYGDKESVDEELVEGTGKR
- the LOC107619559 gene encoding uncharacterized protein LOC107619559 isoform X1: MEVASAVRSSLLFLRLQTHSPSHLQRLSSTSAHFFASAKRRTRTTSRLHHAPASFHQTSNFVVNSSTSSSTTAEPAASGTFSEVERIKNKCLKWQWKGQYSINYFASPDDDDSSDEEYPPLLLVHGFGASIPHWRRNINTLSQNYTVYAIDLLGFGASEKPPGFSYTMETWAELILDFLEEVIKKPTVLIGNSVGSLACVIAASDSSQKLVRGIVLLNCAGGMNNKAIVDDWRIKLVLPLLWLVDFLLKQKGIASAIFERVKQRENLKNILSSVYGDKESVDEELVEIIREPANDEGALDAFVSIVTGPPGPNPVQLMPKISVPVLLLWGNEDPFTPLDGPVGKYFSSLASEKENVKLCVLEGVGHCPHDDRPELVHEKLLPWLANLSDS